AAAAACGCCAAATGCGTAACCAAAGCATTTGCTCCCTTGCAGAAATACAAGAGATGCTTCAGCAAGAAAGTAGACAGGAGCAACAGGCATTGCACCATCTGGGCCTAGCGGCAAATACCAAGGAAAGGAAAAGGCAACATTGGATTCAGCAGCTCAAACTAAACGAGCAGTATCAGGGAGGGGTGTTTCATGTAGAAGATGTACGCAAAGTTTGTATGCAGTATAATATGCGTATGCTTCCTAGCCGCCTGTACCGCGGACCTATAGACACTGAATTTGCGCCTAAAATAAAGAAGTTTCAGCAAAACTATCAACTAAGCGAAGAGGCACTTGCTGAGGACTTCTACATTATGGCTCCACCTAAAACTTTTGAGCTGGAAGAGCGGCAGCGCCCCATAGTAGATCTGGACCCAGTACTTTTATACAAACTGGACGATAGCTATTATAAGTTGGTACACCAATGGGGTAGTGAGCTTAACCCTTTACGCTACGTATCTTCCTGGAAAAAGCGTGACCTGAGTAATATGACTACTCACTGGTTTGTTATGAGCTTTATGGTAACGATGCTATTGCTGGGCTTCCTGGTAGATAGCCTGAGTAGTGCACTTACATTGGCTATGTTAATCGCTGGCCTGATAGCCTGGATGTATTACTCTTCGTTCAGGGATAATCCGGATGAGCTGAGACATCGCTTCTCTCGCTACAACTGGAACCAGAAATGGACATACTGAAAAAAATACTATTAATCACCTTTTATGTGAGCATTATTGCTGTAGGGATCATTGGCTTTATCGCCTTAAGATCCTTACGGCAAGCTCCTCCTGTTCCTCATCCACCGCAGGAAGAAGTAGCAGAGCCAACAGTAAAGACAGACTCTTTGAGCAGTTATCAGTGTCCGATAGGTACTTCGCTTTTTCTGGTATAAGTTTTCCAGAGTTCGTATGTCAAAACTGCTATTACTATACTATACTCTAAAATGGTAATACTCAGTACCTCATCAAAGCCCTCTTTTGTATAGCCCGCATAGGAGAAGAAGATTAGCCACGACCACACATACGCAAAGCGATAATGGCTAAAAACAGCAAATGCAAGCATGGGAGTTACATACCAGGGGTGCACAATGGTAGATAGCAACAAATAGATAAACCATACCAATAGCCAGGCTGTTGGTAATTGCTTTTTCCTTTCAAATATTGCGTAACTTATAATAGCTAAAAAAGTACTGGCTGCCAGCCAGCGTCCTGCTTTTGCAATAATGTTATAACCTTTGAGTTCATATCCAATCTCTCTTATAATGTAGTACACACTGGCATTGAACTCAAACTTCTGAAAGTATAAACCTATGCTTTGGCTTATACCTTGTACCAGTTCTATACTGAGCAAAGGCATAAAGAAGAGCAGACAAAAAAGTGCAGTAAGCAGATAGTAAAGGAAGGCTCTACGCCACCCTAAACGACTTAGCAATAGGGGTAATAATATCAGCGGCAAAAGTTTTGTACAGATGGATAATGCAAAAAAAAGCGTACTGAGGATCCATCTGCCTTTTTCCAGCAAGACATAGCTTATTAGCAAGAAGCAGATCATGAGTGCTTCAAAATGTAGATTGCCACTCAGTTCTAATATAATCAGTGGGTTGAGCGCATAGAGTAATAAGCGTTTTTGGTCAGCAAAACCCTTCAATTTTAGGTAGCTGAAGATTACAAATAGTGTTAGCAGCTCCCCTATTACTATAACCGAGCGGATAAAAAGAATGCTACCCCAGACAGATTCTGAAAATAAATAAGCAGATAGCGCAAATATAGCCTGGTTGACAGGAGGGTAAATGCTATAATACTCGGGAGAATTAAGCTGACTGAACAAGGCCTGGTCAATTCCAACGAGCTGCATGTCCAGACTAAGTTCCATGATCTCCGAGGGTAGGTAAGCAAAAGGATGCACCCCCTGTACTAGTAGTCTTCCATCCCAGATAAAGCGGTACACATCATCTGAGAGCTCAGGAAAGGCTGGCAAAATGAGCAGACGCAGCAATACTGACAGACCTAATAAAGCCCAGAGCTTCTTTTTGTGGTCTACCAATGCATAAACTCCAAGATATGCCACAAAAGCCAGGGTATATACAGAAAGCAGAGCGACACTCTGATGCCTCTCCAGCCCGAACATTATTAGCAGTATACTACCAGTAAAGACTACTGCCAGGCTTACTAGGCTGATTAGCCGCTTATCAGGCATGCTTAGGTGCGGTGAACGAGTACAAGGCTACAGCTCCAAAGCCTAAAGCTAACATAGTATGGAAAAGTAACATACCATAATCTGCTACAAAGAATGCCGATACAATACCAAACACAAAGTACAATGCCAATAGTACTTCCAGCCAGGTAATAGGGCTTACCTTATGATGTAAGTAGACATTTCTGCTAGGCTTATCTTTTGTATTTGTCACATTAAATTTAGGAGTCCTTAAAAAGGGAGATTTAAACCCTAATAAGCCTTCAGCCACAGCCAGAGCATTATGTAATGATAACCCCATGGTGATGACTAAGAAAAGAGGGTAGTGCTTTACAAAATAGAGCAGCCTGCCATGCTTAACTGTTCTGATAGTAGCAATCCAGTAGAATGCACCAATAGAGAAAAAGCCTAATACAAATACAGCTCCTAACTTAAAAAAGGTATTTAGGTAAGGATGGTGCTGTTTAATAAGCAGCATAGGTACGCTAAGAATGGCTCCTAATAGGAGAAATAAAAAAACTGAAGAGTTAAAAAGGTGCATAATTGCGTGAGCGCGGTTTACCCATCGCATCTTCCGCTGTGGGTGATTCTGAAAAATGTGACTCAAGTGCTTTCTAGCACACTCCGCAGCTCCTTTGTTCCAGCGAAATTGTTGCGATTTAATAGCGGGCATAAATATAGGGAGTTCTGCCGGAGCTTCTACATCCTCCAGGTACACAAACTCCCAGCCTTTCATCTGAGCACGGTAACTTAAATCCAGGTCTTCGGTAAGGGTATCATCTGACCACCCCCCTGCCTGGTAAATGCATGCTTTGCGCCATACCCCACCTGTTCCGTTGAAGTTGATAAAGCTACCTGCATGGCTTCTACCGCCCTGCTCTATGGTAAAATGTCCATCCAGCCCAAAAGCCTGCAAGCGAGTAAGTAGAGAATAATTTTTATTTACATGTCCCCAGCGGGTCTGCACTACTCCTACCTTATCTTCTGCAAAATGAGGGACTGTCTTTTTCAGGAAGTCGGGAGCAGGCAAAAAATCTGCGTCAAATATGGCGATAAACTCTCCTTTTGCTATCTCCAGACCATAGGCTAAAGCACCGGCCTTAAAGCCCTTACGCTCCTTACGGCGTATATGCTGTATGTTAACCCCCGCCTGCTGATAAGTAGCTATCTTGCGGGCAAGCATTTGTACCGTTTCGTCAGTTGAGTCGTCTAAAACCTGTATTTCCAGTCGGTCTGCCGGATAATCTACTTGTGTTACCGCATCAATCAGGCGCTCAACTACGTACTGCTCATTGTAAATAGGTAACTGTATGGTAACAGCCGGCCATTCGGCAGGGGGAGAAGATACTTTATTATTTTTTTCTGACAACTGTCGCAAGTAGTGCCAGCTCAGATGTAATTGTCCTAAACTGAAAAGAAAGATAAATAACAGACAGAGTAAATATCCTATCGCGATAAGGATTTCCATATAAAAGTAAATTATGCATGCAAAGAACGCATTTCATCTATACAACTCTAAGCAGATGCTCTAAGTTATCTAACGGTACTTGAAGATGGTCCAGATAATTTTATAGCCTGCTAATATAGTGCCTTTTAACGTACCAGAAACCTTAGAAACTCCCTCTCTACGTTTACGGTAGTTTACAGCTACTTCTGTAGAACGCAAACCTAGCTTGGCTGCTTTAAGCTGCATCTCTACAGTCCAGCCATAGGTTTTGTCCTGCATATTAATTTTTTGTAGAGCTTCCCAGCTTACAGCTCTGAATGGTCCTAAATCCGTAAAATTAGCCCCATAAAACAGTTTTAGCAAGCGCGTAGCCAACCAGTTACCAAACAGCTGTTGGGGGGTCATGGCCCCACGTTCACGCTCTCCTATCGCCCGGGAGCCTATTACCAGTTCCATGCTATCTTCTAAAATAGGTTGCACCAGTTTAGGCAGTTCTTCAGGATAGTCCGAATAATCGGCATCCATAAAGATTACGATATCTGGCTGTGGCTTTTGCTGGCTTACATAATCTATTCCTTTAAGGCAAGCGTAACCATAGCCCTGTCGTTTTTCACTTAACACTTTTGCTCCGGCTTCGGCAGCAGCTTTCTCGGTATCATCCTTTGAATTATTGTTTACCACTACTATTTCGCTAACCCACTCTTTAGGAATGTCTTGAATGACTTTAACAATTGAATTTTGCTCGTTAAACGCGGGGATGATTACCTTGATATTTTTATCCATAATTAAGAGTACAATAAACTGATCTAATGGCTATTCTTTTGTCACCACTCTGACGATTGGTATCTTCTTTAAATTTTGTATTTGCCTTTCACCTACAACACAAGCAAAATACTAAGACATTATCTAATGACTTAAAAGCCCAGCATGAGGGGTAGAGCAGTAAAAATACTATCTTTGCCATTTTAAAGCATACTGCTATCAACGATATAGTGTGGCGAACTAAATCGCTGTGATCAGGTTTATTCTATTGTGAATTTATTTTGTATTCTGACACTAAAACGCATACGCTAAACCACCAAAGGAGTTTGCTTTTCCTGTAAACAGAATACCGCTAAACTTAGAAAGTACACATTTGCTATACCCAAATAACCTTGAAAACAAAATTGGCTTTGATACGGTAAGAGAGCTGTTAAAAAGCCACTGTAGCAGTTCGCTGGGCACTGCTTATGTAGATAAAATGAAGTTTTCTGATGATTACACTCTCATCAGTAAGCTGTTGGCTCAGACTGAAGAGTTCAGGCAGATATTGTTGCAGGAAGAGAGCTTTCCTTCTTCTAACTATATTGATGTTAATGCTCATTTAAACAAGGCCAAAACTCCCGGCACTTTCCTTACCGAGGAAGAGTTTCATGATTTGCAGTTGTCATTGGATACGATTTTTCGTTGCCTTAAATTTTTTGAGGATGATGAAGAAAATGAATATCCCGAACTGAAAAAGCTTGGAGACTTTATCTCTTTGGATAAAAACCTCCTCAATAGCATACGCAAAATTATTGATGAAAAAGGGCATATGCGGAACAATGCCAGCAAAGAACTGCTGAACATCCGACGTATGCTCCAAAGCGAGCAGGTACGCCTGCGAAAAGTATTAGACCAGATTTTACGTCAGGCTCGTCAACAAGGCTATACTCCTGAAGACGCAAGCCTTACCGTGCGAGGAGGGCGTATGGTAATTCCTGTGCTGGCTGAGTATAAGCGTAAAATTAAAGGCTTCGTACATGATGAGTCTGCAACCGGGCAAACGGTATTTCTGGAACCTGCGGAGGTACTGGAGGTTAACAACGAAATTCGCGATCTGGAATATCAGGAACGGAGAGAAATTGTACGTATACTCATTAGCCTGACAGATGAGCTACGGCCCCATATCCGAGCCCTGCAAAGTGCCTATAACTTTTTGGGGATGATAGACTTCATCAGAGCCAAAGCCCGCTTTGCCCTTCGCTTTGATGCTTCATGCCCCATTCTGGAAAAGAAAAACCAACTGGAGTGGTATAATGCCCGACATTCGCTACTGCAGATGACTCTGGAGCAGCAGGGCAGAAAAATAGTCCCTCTCAATATTAGGTTAGATGCAGAGCAAAGAATTCTGATTATATCCGGCCCCAATGCCGGAGGTAAGTCTGTTTGCCTAAAGACTGTGGCTATGCTACAATATATGCTACAGTGCGGTATGCTCCTGCCAATGGATGACCACTCACGTGTAGGAATATTCAAAAGTATCTTTATTGATATAGGTGATGAGCAATCTCTGGAAAACGACCTGAGTACGTATAGTTCTCACTTAACCAATATGGAGCACTTCCTCAAGTTTACGGACAAACGTTCTCTCATACTCATAGATGAGTTTGGAACCGGTACGGAACCACAGTTTGGAGGAGCTATTGCTGAAGCCATACTGGAAAAGCTTAACGAACTTAGAGCTTATGGGGTAATTACAACCCATTATACTAACCTTAAGCAGTTTGCCAATGAAGCCAATGGAGTAATTAATGGCGCTATGCGTTTTGATTCAGACAAGCTGGAGCCACTTTTTCAGCTCGAGATCGGAAAGCCAGGAAGCTCCTTTGCACTGGAAATTGCTCAGAAAATTGGACTACCCCAGCAGGTGCTGGAAAGAGCCAAAGAGCATATAGGTGTGGAGAAAGTAGAATTTGATAAAATGCTAAACGAGTTAGAAGCTGAAAAGAATAAGTTTCAGACTCTGAACATAGAGCTTAATGCTAAAGAAAAACGCCTTAATGAGCTTTCTAAAGAGTATGAAGAATTAAAGTCTTATATCTCTGATCAGAAAAAGCAGATTATTAACGAAGCTAAAAAGGAAGCCCAAAATCTGTTGCGAGATACTAACCAACGTATTGAGGCAACTATACGCTCTATCAAAGAAAACAAAGCAGAAAAAGAGGCTACCCGTCAGGCTCGTAAAGATCTGGACCAGCTCAAAGAAAGTGTACGCCCAGCCAAAGCCAGGCCAACTCACAACACTCAGGTAGAGCGCGAAGAAGGGGAGATTAGAGCTGGTGATGCTATTCGTGTTAAAGATACCGGAACTTTAGGTGAGGTATTGCAAATCAAAGGAAACCAGGCTGAGATACTTATGGGCTCACTTAAGTCTAACATCAAGCTTAAGCGCCTGGAAAAAGTCTCTCGCAGATCATTGAAGAAGGTACTACCAGACAACAAAAGTTACTCTACTCCTAGTCTGGATATTACCAAAAAGCTGGTAGACTTTAGTACCAATCTGGATATCCGGGGTAAACGTGCCGAAGAAGCTTTACCTACTCTGGAAAGCTTTGTAGATGATGCGAGTATGTTTGGTATGGAGGAACTTAGAATTATTCACGGAAAAGGTAATGGTATACTACGAGAAGTAGTCAGAGATTACCTACAGCGACATAATGGTGTATCTCAGGTACAGGATGAGCATGTGGAACGTGGAGGTGCCGGGGTAACGATTGTAAAGCTGAGGTAAACTAAAAAAAGCCGCTTACAATAAGCGGCTTTCTACTTTCATTATACAGTTGTTTAGGACTGTTTTGTTAGCCTAAATGTATATTCACCATTAATACCCGCAACCCTTCCGTTTGCAGAGGTTGATTCAATATTAATAGTAAAATTCATTGTCAGTATATTTCCGTCTTCGCTAAGGGTTATTCGGGTTTCTACATTATCTGCCCCTCTGGTTACCGTAGCTCCATTTTTAAAGTTATCACTCGCATCTACCGCAAAAGTGCCACTGCTAGGGAAAACCAGGGCTTCGCCATTTCCGGTAGTAGTAAATCGTACTTCTGAAGAAGTTGCAGTAATTGTAATTGAAAAATCGCTAAACTTATCCTTTGCTTCACCTGTCACATCACCCTCTTCCATCACTGCCCATGTGCCTGTAATCTCCTGACCAGGAGTAGGCTCAGTATCCGGATCGGGTGTATCATCTCCACATGAAGTATGGAAAACAAGCGCTACTATGGCAGCAAAAGCAAAAATTCTGTTTACATATTTCATAACTACGATAGTTAATATGATAAGCACGTTTTACAACTAAGTTTATTGCAATATGCACAAACTATTATCAGCATATCACAGAGAGTTAGTGCAAAACTTACAAATATTTATACCTACTTATAGTGTTCTATACTAAGTTTATGGTTTACAAACTCATACTCATAAGCCTGGTTAGAACCCACTATTACTATGCACTCTGGCAACACCTTTTTAACCTCCTGCTGATACCACTGTATGCCTTGAGCATCCAGGTTAGAGCAAGGTTCGTCCAGAAAAAGAATTTTACCCTCCGAGTAAAATGCGAGCCCAAGCTTGAGCCTTTGCTTCATCCCAGATGAAAATTGCTTAATATACTTATGGCGCGCACGCTCCAGGTATAATGCTTTAATGATGTCAGAACTGGTTTTATTATGACGAGGGGTTTTAAAGGCAAAATGGAAATCCAGCAGCTCTTGTAAAGTAAATTCTTCTATCAGTTCCTCATAGGGTGCTACTATGCTTTGGTAACGGTAAAAGTGCTCTTCACTTACTTTCTGTTCGCCTTCAAAATATTGGATATTACCTTCGGAAGGAGGAAGCAATCCACTGAGCATCAACATGAGGGTAGATTTACCACTACCATTTGGGCCTATCAAAACATATGACTCTCCTTGGCGGAAAGTCGTGTCTATATGACGAAAAACCCACTCACGTTGAAACTTCTTACCCAGATTGCTAACCTTGATCTGCATGAGATATCATTTTGCAGAGGGCTGAGTCTTACTCAGTAGGCCCCTTCATGATACCCCGGGTAGAGGTCTGGATAAATTGTATAATCTCGTCTCTTTCTTTAGAGGGAGCCATTCGCATTTCAATCTCAGATAGTGCTGAAGAGTTATTAAGTCCACTCAAATAAATAATACGATAAATATTCTGAATTTCGCTTATAGACTCTGTGGTAAAGCCCCTGCGGCGCAAACCTATAGAGTTTATTCCAACATAACTGACAGGTTCACGGGCAGCTTTGGTATAAGGAGGAATATCTTTTCTTACCAGGGACCCCCCACCGATATAAGTATGCGAGCCAATTTTGGTAAACTGCTGTACGGCGCATGCCCCACCAAAAATAGCGAAATCATCTATCTGCACATGGCCGGCCAGCTGAGTGGTATTTCCCAGTATGCAGTTATCACCTATCGTACAGTCATGTCCTAAGTGGACATATGCCATGATAAGGCAGTTTTTACCAACTTCGGTTTTGTACTTATCTATAGTACCTCGGTTGATGGTAGCACACTCACGTATAGTTGTATTATCTCCAATTATGGCTACGGTTTTTTCACCGGCAAATTTAAGATCCTGAGGAACGGCAGAAATAACCGCACCAGGAAATATTTTGCAGTTTTTACCAATTCTGGCACCTTCCATAATGGTAACATTAGAACCGATCCAGGTTCCTTCCTCAATCACCACATCTTTATGGATAGTGCTGAAAGGCTCTATAACAACGTTGTTTGCTATTTTAGCTTCAGGATGAATATATGCTAAAGGCTGATTCATGAGTCTTTTCTTACGATACTTGCCGACATTGTTGCTTCGCAGACGAGAGTATTGCCCACATAGGCTTCTCCTCGCATTTTTGCTATACCTCTCTTAATAGGAGCTAAAAGTTCACATTTGATGGTAAGTACATCGCCCGGCAATACCATTTTTCTAAACCTGCAACTTTCTATCGCTAAGAAGTATGTCCAGTAATTTTCCGGATCAGGCACAGTGCTAAGCACTAATATTCCACCTGTTTGCACCATGGCTTCTACCTGAAGTACGCCTGGCATTACCGGGTTACCTGGAAAATGCCCCTCAAAGAAGGGTTCATTCATCGTAACATTTTTTATGCCACAAACAACGGTATCATCCAGATAGTAGATTTTATCTATCATCAGGAATGGGTACCTATGCGGAAGCATCTGGCTAACCTGATTGATATTTAGCACCGGAGGCAACTTAGGATCATACTGAGGCACCGCTTTATTACCGCTAGCCTTCATCGCTTTTTTAAGCTTTTTAGCAAAAGCGACATTAGCAGCATGGCCAGGACGAGCTGCTAGTATCTGCGCCTTAATAGGTCGCCCTACCAAAGCAAGGTCTCCTACCATATCTAACAACTTATGGCGAGCAGGTTCATTTTTGTACCTTAGCTCCACATTGTTGAGTATACCTTCGCCTCGTACTTCCACACTTGGTTTGTTAAACAAACCAGCCAGATGGTCTAGTTCGCCAGCTTCTACTTTACGATCTACTACCACAATGGCATTATTAAGATCACCACCTTTAATCAGGTTATTCTGGTGAAGCATTTCCAACTCATGCAAAAAGCAGAAAGTTCGGCAAGCTGAAATTTCTTTTGGAAACTGGGTAATATCATTTAATGACGCATGCTGGCTGCCTAATACCGGAGAGTTATAATCTATCATGACGGTAAGGCGATAGTCATCTAATGGAAGAGCAGCTATTTCAACATTACGATCGGGCTCGCTATGGAATATTCCTTCCTGCACTTCGTAGAAGTCGCGCAGGGCACTTTGTTCTTCGGTACCAGCTTCAGTCAGCGCATCTACAAACATTTTAGAGCTACCATCCATAATGGGGGGCTCCGGACCGTCTAGTTGTATCAGCACATTGTCTATTTCAAGGCCTACCAGGGCTGCCAGTGTATGCTCTACAGTGTTAATTCGGGCTCCGCTCTGCTCAATAGTAGTACCTCGGGAGAGGTCTACCACATTGTCTACATCAGCATCTACTATCGGATGCCCTTCAATGTCTATACGCTGAAACTTAATACCGTGATTAGGTTTTGCAGGTAGAAAAGTCATATTTGCTCTAACCCCGGTATGTAAACCTACGCCAGATACAGTGATAGACTTTTTGATTGTGTGTTGTCTGATTTTCATCATTAATTATTCCTCGCTTCCGGACAAAGTTAATACTTTTTTCTCTAGTTGTTGAATACGGGCAACCAAATCGGGAAGGTTCTTAAAAGAGGCGTATACACGTAAATACTTGCTTCTGTCAAAACTGGGGCTACCCATCTCTATACTTCCTGCTGCCAACGACTTGCCTATGCCAGACTGTGCAGCTACTTTGCTATTGTCCCCTATTTTTATATGCCCTACTACTCCTACCTGCCCTGCCAGTACGCACTGCTTACCAATTTTGGTAGAACCAGAAACCCCGGCCTGCGCTGCGATTACTGTATTTTCTCCAATCTCTACGTTATGCGCTATCTGTATCAGGTTATCCAACTTTACACCATTCCCTATCTTTGTAGACTCCATAGTAGCACAATCTATTGTAGTATTTGCTCCAATATCTACATGATGCCCGATAACTACATTGCCCACCTGAGGTATAGTTTTATAAGAGCCATCTGCCTGAGGCGCAAAACCAAAGCCATCGCTACCAATAACTGCTCCTGCATGAATGACACAGTGTGACCCTACAATGCAGCCCGCATAAATTTTTACTCCACTATGAATAATGGTATGGTCTCCAATCTGGACATTATCACCGATATAGGCATTAGGGTAAATTTTTACATTGTTCCCGATTTTACAATTGGCACCTACGTAAGAGAAAGCTCCTCTGTATATATCTTTACCAACTTCCGCAGTATCGCTAATAAATGCGGGCTCCTCTACACCAATTTTCTGAAAGTTAATTAGCTTATGATACTCTTCAAGTAAAGTAGTAAAGCTTAAGTAAGGATCTTCTACCCGGATAAGAGTGGTATTGATTTCTTTTTTTGGCTGGAAACTCTTGTTGACAATGACAGCACTTGCGTGGGTATTATAGATTTGAGGCTCGTACTTAGGGTTAGATAAAAAAGAAATCGCTCCACTGCCCGCGTCTTCTATTTTACCGAGCTGATTGATCTTGATAGAACCATCACCTTCTACTTCCCCATTAAGCAAACTTGCAATATAATCGATACTAAATTCTATCATTCAAATAGGTTTTATTAGGAATAGGGTATGCTGTCGTGCCGCAAATTTACATCTTTGGGCCAGCATAGATAGTATTTTTTGACAATTTTGCTCATCGCCTTGATATTAGGCAGATCAGATGCCTGAGCTATGTCAAAAATCTTGCCCTGTTTGGTAATTATATTGATTTTTTGACCGCTGGATACGTAGGCAGCATTACTTATGCTACCATGTACCAGAAAATACTTTAGCTCATGCTCCTCTATCTTCAGGGCTTCCTGAATATGTGCACCCAAAAGTTTGATCTTTTCCTCGTCTTCCTGCTCATTGCTCAGCTTAATCCGGAAGAGCTTACGCTGTAAAATTCTGCTACTCAGCTCAGACAAGACCTTATCTGGGTGGTGCACCCATTGTTTAATAGCACCCCATATATCTATATCATCAAGGGCAACATAATGTTGTAAATAGGTCTCATCTTTTTCCAGATCCTGTAAGTTGACCTGCTGTTTAAGAAAAAACGATAGGCACGGGCTCGCGGGCACCTCTACACCCTGACTGGCCAGATCTTTACTCCTACGAATGGTTGATACCATCATTTTTTCGGCACTTACACTTGCCTTATGCAGGTACACCTGCCAGTACATCAGACGGCGAGCATTTAAAAAGTTCTCTATGCTGTAAATTCCTTTTTCTTCCACCACTACTTCATCATCGTACACATCCAGCATTTTTATGATACGATCTGCACCTATTTCTCCTTCTGATACACCAGTATAAAAACAGTCTCGCTTAAGGTAGTCCAGGCGATCTATATCTAACTGGCTAGATACCAACTGATGG
This window of the Porifericola rhodea genome carries:
- a CDS encoding HD domain-containing protein, encoding MNKRKVFNDPVYGFINIPTDLIFDIIEHPYFQRLRRIKQMGLADFVYPGALHTRFHHALGAMYLMQNTLSSLRNKGQEISDDEFEATLIAILLHDIGHGPFSHALEYELIPGIGHEQMSELIIGRLCKHFGGNMDLAYRIFSGKYERRFFHQLVSSQLDIDRLDYLKRDCFYTGVSEGEIGADRIIKMLDVYDDEVVVEEKGIYSIENFLNARRLMYWQVYLHKASVSAEKMMVSTIRRSKDLASQGVEVPASPCLSFFLKQQVNLQDLEKDETYLQHYVALDDIDIWGAIKQWVHHPDKVLSELSSRILQRKLFRIKLSNEQEDEEKIKLLGAHIQEALKIEEHELKYFLVHGSISNAAYVSSGQKINIITKQGKIFDIAQASDLPNIKAMSKIVKKYYLCWPKDVNLRHDSIPYS